A genomic stretch from Falco naumanni isolate bFalNau1 chromosome 4, bFalNau1.pat, whole genome shotgun sequence includes:
- the LOC121087953 gene encoding mast cell protease 1A-like — MCQPQPQPLALLALLALLLLLSCPWASTSALRGGIVGGHEAQPHSHPYMAYLKLGMSACGGFLVAPDWVMTAAHCKGNATVILGAHDIHKPERTQQTRGVLRYHRHPEYDPETVSNDIMLLKLTAKATLNDYVKTIPLPKTSSDLPTGTKCSIAGWGLIDDDQVTNKLFETKVSIYSRRKCIRFYPHLNRGMVCAGSFHQLSDSSQGDSGGPLVCKNVAQGIVSFGYDSPPGVYARISNYLPWIRKTLKK, encoded by the exons atgtgccagccccagccccaacccctggcactgctggcattgctggccctgctgctcctgctttcctGCCCGTGGGCCAGCACCA GTGCTCTACGGGGTGGGATTGTGGGGGGCCATGAGGCTCAGCCCCACTCCCACCCTTACATGGCATACCTGAAGCTAGGGATGTCAGCCTGCGGAGGCTTCCTGGTGGCCCCCGACTGGGTGATGACGGCTGCGCACTGCAAGGG AAACGCCACGGTCATCCTGGGGGCTCACGACATCCACAAACCCGAAAGGACCCAGCAGACCCGGGGAGTTCTCAGATACCACCGGCACCCAGAATATGACCCTGAGACCGTGTCTAACGACATCATGCTGCTCAAG CTGACAGCAAAGGCCACTCTCAATGACTACGTCAAGACCATTCCACTGCCCAAGACCAGCAGCGACCTCCCCACGGGCACCAAGTGCAGCATAGCTGGCTGGGGGCTGATCGATGATGACCAGGTGACCAACAAGCTCTTTGAAACCAAAGTCTCCATCTACAGCCGCAGGAAATGCATCCGCTTCTATCCACATCTCAACAGAGGCATGGTCTGTGCCGGCAGCTTCCACCAGCTCAGCGATTCCAGCCAG GGAGATTCTGGGGGGCCCCTGGTGTGCAAGAACGTGGCACAAGGCATCGTTTCCTTCGGGTATGACAGCCCGCCCGGGGTCTACGCCCGCATCTCCAACTACCTGCCCTGGATCAGAAAAACCCTGAagaagtag
- the LOC121087135 gene encoding granzyme E-like, giving the protein MSLAAAVSWSSVSGYKTLLGAGRDPSCSLTSKGSTEAENTMMKHQQKLLLSLLLMACPPAKTSNSWNRMEGGGEAKARSTPYMAYLQGTNNRFCGGFLVAPNWVMTAAQCFEHKPLTVILGAHTIQKREESWQTFEVQEYHCHPNFMSPKKGNDILLLKLKGNATSNSYVRTIPFEKSRVRGGTACSIAGWGYKTPAATLREATVTIIKQRDCLNRYPGLAENLICGHSSGSAGAPEKGDAGDPLVCNNKAYGIFSYRHDNWPGFYTHIAPFLPWVNSVMKSA; this is encoded by the exons ATGAGTCTGGCTGCTGCGGTTTCCTGGAGTTCAGTCTCGGGCTATAAAACCTTGCTGGGAGCAGGAAGagaccccagctgcagcctcacctCTAAGGGATCCACTGAGGCAGAGAACACGATGATGAAGCACCAGCAGAAactcctgctctccctcctgctgaTGGCGTGTCCCCCAGCTAAAACCA GTAATTCCTGGAATCggatggagggaggaggtgAAGCCAAGGCTCGCTCCACCCCCTACATGGCCTATCTGCAAGGAACCAACAACCGTTTCTGTGGAGGCTTCCTAGTGGCCCCAAACTGGGTGATGACAGCGGCTCAGTGCTTCGA ACACAAACCCCTGACTGTCATCCTTGGAGCCCACACCATCCAGAAGCGAGAAGAAAGCTGGCAAACATTCGAAGTCCAAGAGTATCACTGTCACCCCAACTTCATGAGCCCGAAGAAAGGAAACGACATCCTCCTCCTGAAG CTGAAAGGTAATGCCACCAGCAACAGCTACGTCAGGACCATTCCCTTTGAAAAATCCAGAGTCCGTGGTGGGACTGCGTGCAGCATAGCCGGCTGGGGCTACAAAACGCCTGCTGCCACGTTACGCGAAGCCACTGTCACCATCATCAAACAAAGGGACTGCCTCAACCGCTACCCTGGGCTTGCTGAAAACTTGATTTGTGGCCACAGCAGTGGATCTGCTGGGGCACCTGAGAAG GGCGATGCTGGGGATCCACTCGTCTGCAACAACAAAGCCTACGGCATCTTCTCCTATAGGCATGACAATTGGCCGGGTTTCTACACGCACATCgctcctttccttccctgggTCAACAGCGTCATGAAGTCAGCGTga